Genomic window (Ananas comosus cultivar F153 linkage group 16, ASM154086v1, whole genome shotgun sequence):
aatcccATCTTAATTCTGAATTTAATCCTATTTCTAGAATAGATAGTTTTTTCAAatagatagtttttttttaatcctaaaTCATACGGTagctaaaaaaatagaaaaggaaaaagaaaatagtagaGTAGGATTGCTAGGCCGGCACCAGGATCCAAACGCATTCAAAGGTTACATCACCCATCAATTctcataaattattattaccNTTAAGCAATTCTTTACAATTAACTCAACCGGTTAAAATTGGGGAAGTTTCttgcgatttttttttcatttttgatacTCATTGATCTAATTACATTAAGTCTTTGTTTGGTTAGGGGTCAAGGGATGGAATAATCTCTTAACCTCATATTATTTCCAAACACCTCCAAAAATTAGTGGGATTAATTAATCCCACCTCAAATGGGctatcccgggttagctaaccccacctaaccctaaccaaatattattttctattcataataaccctctttttttcttatctcaTTTACTCCaattaaacactattttttactattctgAGCTAACTTTAATccccaaccaaatacaaaaatactctaatttCATCTTAATTCTGAATTTAACtctatttctgaaataattaatttttttttacttccgaATCGAGCGGTagcttaaaaaatagaaaacgaaaaagaaaatagtagaGTAGGATTGCTAGGCCGGCACCAGGATCAAAACGCATTCAAAGGTTACATCACCCATCAATTCTCATAAATTATTgttacccctctctctctctctctctctctctctctctctatatatatatatatatatatatatcacatgcACACATTTGATATGATGCTCTGATTAGTCGTTTGACATGATGGATCAGAGCCCAACAAGAGTCCTTTTCCCAGGACGGAATCTGTCGTGCTCAGAGAGAAAGTGTCAGTATTTTGACTTGTGCCATCACATCTCCCTCCAGATTAGGCTAGACACGTGTAAGTTCTGAATCTGACATTATTTTGCAAACATAGAAATCATTTAATTTTACTGTCAGGCATCTCACCCTTCTACCCAGGTCAACTGAAAATTACGAATTCGTATGCTGCTTGTGAGTTAGTTTCTACTTTGATTTGACCCAGTGAAgtttctgtaaaaaaaaaaattactatttcaattaaactttttaaataaatcatAAGTATatgtttcaataaaaaaatatcctcTGCTTTGTTCTCGAATTGTCCAATTAAAGAAGCTGGTGTTAAGTCCTAACAACTGCTTCTCGAATTCAAAAACCTGCTAAGTTTCAGATTAGAAGACTGATGATTTTCTTCTTATCTGTCAGAATCAGATTCTGCTGTTCCCAGTCTCTCCACTATAAGCAATGCGATTGATTTCTTCCATTATTTACAACAGCAAGTGACCGGAGAAATCCCGAGAAGATCTAAACTtttgatcgaataaatcatgcACAAAACAGCATTAATCCCTCAATTCATTAACTGctgaaaacaataaaatttccACTGTACATAAAAGCATTACCGTATAATAGCAAAAGATATTGCAGGGGGAAAAAGCAGCACTAGATAAAAAAGAGGAAATAAGAGACATGACAAAGATGATGAAAGAGTTtgagaaaagagaggagaatACACAGTGGATGAGCATTCTATCCAAGATTATGTTTAACATCTTCGCGCGaggctctccctctctctatcccAAGCCGCTCTTAAAGCTTCATAAGAGTGCTTTGAATCTGAGATATTGCTGCTCTCTTTGATCTTCGGCTGATCAGTCAATATTCTCCGACTCCTGTTTCCGTGGTCGTATCGAGGTGTCGAAATGTAGCCAGAATCCATTAACATATCGCCCTCCAATATTCGTAGAACCTATTCAGATAACAGCAAAATTGATATCAGAAAGTTACAcagtaaataaaacaaatacTTACTGTTTTCAGTTGAAGGATAACATCTATTCTCGTGGATTTTCTTGTTTTTTGGTTATGACTAACATTCACTTTACTACAACATTGACGTTCACAGAAAATTACCACAGACGAATTAAGCGCTCCAGGCAAAAGTAAGTGCAAGTTAAGGGAGGTGTGTTTGAGAAAGAAAAGGTCAATGCATTTTTCTAAAGCTGACTCGTGTGAGATTGTTGTCCAATATGGTGGTAAAATTTGCAAACATTAAAATTAGACTTACCTGAGACATACGAGGCCTCGCATGCGGATCACGTCTAATACACAAAGATGCTGCGTGCAACATGCAATAGACCTCCTCTTCACAGTAGAGGTGTCCCAGACGAGGATCGATGAGCTTATCAATTGCATATTCCTCGAGTAATGGTCGAGCCTGTTACAAGCAAAGAAATTGACAATTAAATTACGgacttttttttaagaaagtgAAGCGTAAAAATTTCACACATTAAGAAAGTGAAGCTtaaaaatttcacacatttcTTGACCTACAGGATTGGGCAAGTTCACCAATTCTATCTTTttggaaaaaaacaaaaagctaaATGCTTTCTTAAGGGATAATCAGAATGATGTCCTGAGATTATGGAAACTTACCCATTCAGTAAGGCATTGCTGACCCTTTGGTCGGTTTATGTCGATGGCTTTGCGTCCCGTGACAAGCTCTACGAGTACCACTCCAAATGAATAGACATCAGCCTTTTCCGTGATTTGCCCACTTTGGGCATATTCAGGTGCCAAATACCTACAGATCAAATTAGCCTTAATTTAGAACTCCTCCATTTCCTCCAACAAGATTTAAAGAAGCATTAGTTTAATTCTGGGTTACCCAAATGTGCCGATCACTCGTGTTTCAACACCCAAGTCTCCATCAGGCTGCCATCTTGCCAATCCGAAATCACCTACCTTTAGAATACCATAATATAAGTCAGAAAGCATGAAAAATCACCATCCAAGCACTTCCTTCTGAAATTATAAAACGAATCCATCCTTTCATTGAAAAATAATTGTGGGAATATAATTGTGTTCAAGACAAATGTGCAGTTATGCGCAAAAATTGATCGTAGGTTATTGTGCGTTTACCATCGCAAATGATAGCCCATAGTTCCTACTCTCTTGACTAAACTTCCGAAGATTATACATACTACTATATGGAACATCTTATTTGCTCTTGGCATTCTATCGACTTTCCAAAGACTCAATAAAACATCCTGCTAATGAGTATAGACACATGGAAAAGCCAAACCATTCACAGTAGTTGTACACATGTCCAAGGGAAACATAGAAGCGTCATCGAGATTACTAGTTACTCAACAGAATCTTTGCAACAGTACAAATCAAATATAACGTAAAatggaagaaaaaaattataactggAATTAGAGATAGGAAGAGTGAGAAAATCAAATGAATGATGCCTTGAGTGATAGAGTACGGAAGGTAGGTAAACCTCCAGGCTAGGCAGAACGGTTTGGACTTATTTCAGCATGGCCgatggatttttattttttaagataatcTAAATATTATCATACACCAAATATACAGGTAAACAAACTTAAGAAATTTTAGTTGTAGATATGCCAGAAAAAAATGATGAGTGACAAGAACGCTGTGCCCCAAAAGGAAAAAGGGCGTACCAGTGGTTCAAAATCATGAGTAACAAGAATGTTGTTCGGCCTCATATCACGATGAACAATGCAACCCACTCTACACTCTTCGTGAAGGTATCGCAACCCTCGGGCAGCCCCAACTGCAATCTTTTGCCGTGCAGCCCATTCCAGTGGCTCTCTATTACGTCCTACCAAACATTCAATTATTGTAAAGAGAAATCATCACCACTGTAACAGATTAATTACACTGAAGGGCCAAGAACACTACGAactaaaaagtgaaaaaaaaaaaaaggtaccaTAAAGATGAGAATCCAGTGATCCGTTGCAGATGTACTCATAAACCAGCAATCTCCTCTTGTCCTCAACACAAAATCCAATCAGCATTACAACATTGCGATGCTGCGCGCAGCTCAGAACTTCCACTTCCGAGCAGAACTCAAGATCACCCTGGGAACTGGCAAGTTTATGTTGCTTAACTGCGATTGCCTGGCCATCAGGCAAGACCCCCCTATGGACGGAACCGAATCCACCCTCGGCCAAGAAATTGGCTTTCGAGAAGCCATTTGTAGCAAGCTCAAGTTCAGAGTAGGTAAACCACCTCGGAGGTTTTCCAAACACAGGTGCTTTGTGCTGACACACCGAACATAAAGGAGGTGGTCCTGGAGGGGCAGTTCTAGATAAGGAAACTGCCTCCCTAACATTTCCTCTGAAGCTCAAATCCGATCTGCTGCTTATGGTGCCAATATCTGCCCCTGTATCAAGTTTGGTAAATTTCTCAAGAAGTGCTTTTGCCGATGAAGTGCGGGCACATAGAATCCCCGCCATCCAGGGCTGGAACTCTAAGGTTGTCGGAGGGCTTAAACTTTCAGCGTCAGAATCAGAGATATTAGCATCTATATTCAGCACTTCGTCCTTGGCTGCTTGCCCCTCTTTCTTTAAAGATCGGTTAGTTTCAGACACACAAAAAGGTGAAGTCCCCGGATCTGAGCTAGAGACAGAGGATGTCCCGGCTTCCGTACCAGTAAAAGGAGTATCTGTTTCGGGGCTGCTGTTTGGCGTTACAGCTGGCCCCCTAATGGAGTTGCGAGGCTCTCGTATGTCCTTTGTGGCCTTACCCATTTCACCATTTAACTCGGGCACCGAGGGACAAGACAACTGCGACTGTTTCTCGGGAACTAAATTCAACCGAAGAACTTTGGGTTGTGAGCGCTTCATAACTACAATATTGCATCGTAGCTCTTCCATGCATCGCTTTTCTTCGTTCTTCAAATCCCTGTGCACCATTACAACTATACATTCGATCAAGGATTTCAAAGGACAAAAAGAAAGGGgcataaaatttaaacattggataaaaaacaagaaaaagactAGTGTGGAAGACGAATAAAGATTTAATATCTTAGGAGAAAAGCCTAGTTTCTCCAAAGAGTTACAGCAGAGGCAAGCCATACTTGTCCAGTACGACCCAGTTTGCTTGAGCTCGCGTGGATTCAGCAGCCACTGATCCAGAAGGTGATCCAGAAACAACCTTTATCTTCACATTTATCTGCAATAAAGTGGAGACATTGTGGACAGCAAGTTAGATAAGATCAGTGCGCAGGACAAAGAACCGACTTTCATAGTgacctttatatatatagagctgtTGAAAGACAAT
Coding sequences:
- the LOC109722287 gene encoding inactive protein kinase SELMODRAFT_444075-like; translation: MSSTQQQQQQLKRGKGHKGGAESSKEKVVVAVKASKEISRTALVWALTHVVQPGDCITLLVVVPPHSSGRNLWGFPRFAGDCASGHKKSNSVTTLEQKSDITESCSQMMLQLHNIYDPNKINVKIKVVSGSPSGSVAAESTRAQANWVVLDKDLKNEEKRCMEELRCNIVVMKRSQPKVLRLNLVPEKQSQLSCPSVPELNGEMGKATKDIREPRNSIRGPAVTPNSSPETDTPFTGTEAGTSSVSSSDPGTSPFCVSETNRSLKKEGQAAKDEVLNIDANISDSDAESLSPPTTLEFQPWMAGILCARTSSAKALLEKFTKLDTGADIGTISSRSDLSFRGNVREAVSLSRTAPPGPPPLCSVCQHKAPVFGKPPRWFTYSELELATNGFSKANFLAEGGFGSVHRGVLPDGQAIAVKQHKLASSQGDLEFCSEVEVLSCAQHRNVVMLIGFCVEDKRRLLVYEYICNGSLDSHLYGRNREPLEWAARQKIAVGAARGLRYLHEECRVGCIVHRDMRPNNILVTHDFEPLVGDFGLARWQPDGDLGVETRVIGTFGYLAPEYAQSGQITEKADVYSFGVVLVELVTGRKAIDINRPKGQQCLTEWARPLLEEYAIDKLIDPRLGHLYCEEEVYCMLHAASLCIRRDPHARPRMSQVLRILEGDMLMDSGYISTPRYDHGNRSRRILTDQPKIKESSNISDSKHSYEALRAAWDRERESLARRC